A section of the Pedobacter sp. HDW13 genome encodes:
- a CDS encoding DUF92 domain-containing protein produces MLNSGIFLPVIIICGMAYSILAKKLTVMAAVTGAIVALIIFSASGYTGLAMMTTFFILGSAATSWQQSKKQPFATGEETKKGRSALQVLANAGAAAIAAVLALSYPGLGYLMLPIIAASFASATADTLSSELGMVYGRRFFNIVSFRPEPCGMDGVISLEGTLIGVAGSCIIASIYAVGSGWSISFFFIVLAGTLGNLTDSVLGALLERKGIIGNDTVNFLNTLTAALAMLLFGIFYL; encoded by the coding sequence ATGTTAAATAGCGGCATCTTTCTGCCTGTCATCATCATTTGTGGTATGGCCTATAGCATTCTGGCCAAAAAACTGACCGTTATGGCCGCTGTTACCGGTGCAATAGTGGCACTTATTATTTTTAGCGCCTCAGGTTACACCGGGCTTGCCATGATGACCACCTTTTTTATCCTAGGTTCTGCAGCAACTTCATGGCAGCAATCAAAAAAACAACCTTTTGCCACCGGAGAAGAAACGAAGAAAGGTCGTAGTGCTTTACAGGTGTTGGCCAATGCTGGAGCTGCGGCGATTGCGGCTGTGCTAGCTTTAAGTTATCCGGGGCTTGGTTATTTAATGCTTCCGATAATAGCGGCATCTTTTGCCTCGGCTACAGCAGATACACTCTCCTCCGAGCTGGGTATGGTTTACGGAAGACGGTTTTTCAATATTGTTTCCTTCAGGCCCGAACCTTGCGGGATGGATGGAGTTATCAGCCTGGAGGGCACCCTGATCGGTGTTGCCGGTAGCTGTATTATCGCCAGTATTTATGCAGTTGGATCAGGGTGGAGCATTAGCTTTTTCTTTATTGTACTAGCAGGAACATTGGGTAACCTTACTGATTCTGTATTGGGGGCTTTGCTGGAGCGCAAGGGGATAATCGGAAATGATACAGTCAATTTTTTAAATACCTTAACAGCGGCGCTGGCGATGTTGTTGTTTGGAATATTTTATCTTTAA
- a CDS encoding efflux RND transporter periplasmic adaptor subunit — MKKVIKVLNRISCIAVLAISLSSCGNKEKDAAATEIQADSTAAESNAVELTASQYKAVGIALGSPELRSLSGMLKVNGFIDVPPQNLISITTQMGGIVKSTPLLQGIKVSKGQVIAILQNQEYVQLQQDYLESKSQLELTDAEYKRQLTLAQQNVNAQKTLQQAKAAYQGNLARVSALKARLQLININPSSLNAGNIRSQINIYAPITGYVTKVNVNTGKFVAPNDVMFEIVNSANLHVELNVFEKDAQMVKKGQKVIFSLTNDSTQRSAVVQLVGGEINADKTVTVHAIAQGSTAFIPGTYLKAFIETGSVKVMTLPVAAVVDFEGKKYIFVKNEADNKGKTAQNQNQGAENTGPSYHFEMVAVSAGISEGGYLEVNMPAGRDFSGKVVLKGTYDLLSKMKNSEEE, encoded by the coding sequence ATGAAAAAAGTAATTAAAGTCCTTAACCGAATCTCCTGCATCGCTGTTCTAGCCATCTCGCTTTCTTCTTGTGGTAATAAGGAAAAAGATGCTGCTGCTACAGAGATCCAGGCAGACAGTACTGCAGCGGAAAGTAATGCTGTCGAATTAACTGCATCGCAATATAAAGCAGTTGGTATAGCATTGGGCAGCCCCGAACTTCGTTCCCTAAGCGGCATGCTTAAAGTAAACGGATTTATCGATGTCCCTCCTCAAAACCTGATCAGTATTACCACCCAAATGGGCGGTATCGTCAAATCTACACCGCTGCTTCAGGGAATTAAGGTAAGTAAAGGCCAGGTGATTGCGATATTGCAGAACCAGGAGTATGTACAGCTGCAGCAAGACTACCTGGAAAGCAAAAGCCAGCTTGAGCTCACTGATGCCGAATACAAACGGCAATTAACCCTGGCACAGCAGAATGTAAATGCACAGAAAACACTTCAACAGGCAAAAGCTGCTTATCAGGGGAACCTCGCTAGGGTAAGTGCCCTGAAAGCGCGTTTGCAGCTGATCAATATCAACCCTTCATCGCTCAATGCCGGAAATATCAGGAGCCAGATTAATATTTATGCCCCAATTACTGGCTATGTAACCAAAGTGAACGTAAATACCGGCAAGTTTGTAGCACCGAATGATGTGATGTTCGAAATTGTGAATAGCGCGAACCTACATGTTGAACTGAATGTTTTTGAGAAAGATGCTCAAATGGTAAAGAAAGGCCAGAAAGTGATTTTTTCTCTTACCAACGATTCAACCCAGCGCAGTGCTGTAGTACAACTGGTAGGTGGAGAAATTAATGCCGACAAAACCGTAACTGTTCATGCCATCGCTCAGGGTAGTACAGCTTTTATTCCAGGCACTTACCTTAAAGCATTTATTGAAACCGGTTCTGTAAAAGTAATGACACTACCTGTAGCCGCTGTAGTAGATTTCGAAGGTAAAAAATACATTTTCGTAAAGAACGAAGCTGACAATAAAGGTAAAACTGCCCAGAATCAAAATCAGGGGGCAGAAAATACCGGTCCTTCCTATCATTTCGAAATGGTAGCAGTAAGCGCAGGAATTTCAGAGGGTGGTTATCTGGAAGTAAACATGCCCGCTGGCAGGGATTTCTCAGGCAAAGTAGTGCTGAAAGGAACCTACGATTTGCTCTCCAAGATGAAAAATAGTGAGGAGGAATAA
- a CDS encoding AraC family transcriptional regulator encodes MLLEPNNLLKHYIDSLVPYLDGSNEFNKGLTNLKVKEAVMVLLETNPGLKNVLFDFSEPGKLDLEAYMNEHYKFNVDIKRFAYLTGRSLAAFKRDFQKIFNTAPNRWLQQKRLADAHYLIREKGWKSSDVYLEVGFKDLSHFSFVFKKAYGVAPSRIGAAI; translated from the coding sequence ATGCTACTGGAACCGAATAACCTGCTAAAGCACTATATCGATTCTTTAGTGCCTTACCTGGATGGCAGCAATGAATTTAATAAAGGTTTAACCAATTTGAAGGTAAAGGAAGCGGTGATGGTATTGCTCGAAACCAATCCGGGCTTAAAAAATGTGCTGTTCGATTTTTCTGAACCGGGTAAGCTTGACCTGGAGGCCTATATGAACGAGCATTATAAGTTTAATGTAGATATTAAACGTTTTGCCTATTTAACCGGCAGGAGTCTAGCTGCTTTTAAGCGCGATTTCCAGAAAATTTTTAATACCGCGCCAAACCGTTGGTTACAGCAAAAGCGCCTAGCCGATGCCCATTACCTGATCAGGGAAAAAGGCTGGAAATCATCTGATGTATATCTGGAAGTTGGTTTTAAAGATTTGTCGCATTTTTCTTTCGTTTTTAAAAAGGCTTATGGTGTTGCACCATCGAGGATTGGAGCAGCTATCTGA
- a CDS encoding arylsulfatase, which translates to MKIYTKYSALALFASMAFFTAFKDDGKAPEKTLKADERPNIIVILADDLGFSDIGCYGGEIKTPNIDYLAAQGVRFRNFYNTSRCCPTRAALLTGLYNHNAGIGEMTQDRNIEGYRGAITKNTVTLAEVLRDAGYRTAMSGKWHVANTVEQPTPQAQQDWLNHKTSFPLFSPIDQYPTNRGFEKFFGTLWGVVDFFDPFSLVSGTTPITTVPKDYYHTDAINDTASTYIREFSKGDKPFFLYVAENAPHWPLQAKPEDIAKYKDTYKVGWDAIRAARYKRMVAMGLIDPKTAPLSPRKSNDNWENNPTKQFDEMAMAVHAAMIDRMDQGIGRIIKTLKETNRLDNTLIVFLSDNGASPEDAMRYGPGFDRPSQTRSGEKIAYPIYKKVMPGPQTSYTSIGPIWANVANTPYQLAKAQAYEGGVHTPMIAFWPKGITAKKGSYSDQVGHVMDFMRTFTALGKAKYPTHYKGNTIKPMQGESLVPALKGKQAVGHDMLFNEHFNARYVRAGDWKLVNLAGDSTWHLYNIKNDKTELKDMAAQNPDRVKVLNDKWQAWAKENHVSPKN; encoded by the coding sequence ATGAAAATCTATACTAAATATTCGGCCCTTGCTTTATTTGCTTCGATGGCTTTTTTTACTGCATTTAAGGATGACGGTAAAGCGCCGGAAAAGACGCTTAAGGCAGACGAAAGGCCCAACATCATTGTAATTCTGGCCGATGATTTGGGTTTCTCGGATATTGGCTGTTATGGTGGCGAAATTAAAACACCAAATATCGATTACCTGGCCGCTCAGGGCGTTCGTTTCAGAAATTTCTATAATACTTCGCGTTGTTGCCCCACACGGGCGGCCTTATTAACCGGGCTTTACAACCACAACGCTGGCATAGGCGAAATGACCCAGGACCGTAATATTGAAGGCTATCGCGGTGCCATAACCAAAAATACAGTTACCCTTGCCGAGGTTTTAAGGGATGCAGGTTACCGCACGGCTATGTCGGGCAAATGGCACGTTGCTAACACCGTTGAGCAACCCACGCCTCAGGCGCAACAAGATTGGTTGAACCATAAAACCAGTTTCCCGCTGTTTTCGCCAATTGATCAATACCCTACCAACAGGGGTTTCGAAAAGTTTTTTGGTACACTTTGGGGCGTAGTCGATTTTTTTGACCCTTTTAGCCTGGTAAGTGGTACCACCCCGATAACAACAGTACCCAAAGATTATTACCATACCGACGCGATTAACGATACGGCATCTACCTACATCCGCGAATTTAGTAAAGGCGATAAGCCATTTTTCCTGTATGTAGCCGAAAATGCACCGCATTGGCCATTACAGGCAAAGCCCGAAGATATTGCCAAATATAAAGATACCTATAAAGTGGGCTGGGATGCCATCCGTGCAGCCCGGTATAAAAGAATGGTAGCCATGGGATTAATTGATCCTAAAACGGCACCACTTTCGCCAAGAAAAAGTAACGATAACTGGGAAAATAACCCTACCAAACAATTTGATGAAATGGCCATGGCAGTACATGCAGCCATGATCGACAGGATGGATCAGGGGATTGGCAGGATTATTAAAACTTTAAAGGAAACCAACCGGCTAGACAATACGCTGATTGTGTTTTTAAGTGATAATGGGGCAAGTCCGGAAGATGCCATGCGTTATGGCCCCGGTTTCGATCGCCCAAGCCAAACCCGCTCTGGCGAAAAAATTGCTTATCCCATTTATAAAAAGGTAATGCCGGGTCCGCAAACCAGTTATACTTCTATCGGACCTATTTGGGCCAATGTGGCCAATACGCCCTATCAGTTGGCTAAGGCACAAGCTTACGAAGGTGGTGTACATACCCCAATGATTGCTTTCTGGCCTAAAGGTATTACGGCTAAAAAAGGCAGTTACAGCGATCAGGTTGGTCATGTAATGGATTTTATGCGCACGTTTACAGCGCTTGGAAAGGCAAAATACCCCACCCATTATAAGGGCAACACCATCAAGCCCATGCAGGGCGAAAGCTTGGTACCAGCATTAAAAGGGAAGCAGGCCGTGGGGCACGATATGTTGTTTAACGAACATTTTAATGCACGCTATGTACGCGCAGGAGATTGGAAGCTGGTTAACCTTGCCGGCGATTCGACCTGGCATTTGTACAACATTAAAAATGATAAAACTGAATTAAAAGATATGGCAGCTCAAAACCCCGATCGCGTAAAAGTATTGAATGACAAATGGCAGGCCTGGGCAAAAGAAAACCATGTGTCGCCAAAGAATTAG
- a CDS encoding CDGSH iron-sulfur domain-containing protein, with protein MSKTKLTINNNGSVKIEGDFEIVDRNGNTYGLQGREVVSICRCGLSKNKPFCDGSHKDHFEHEAIAFDLPPKKV; from the coding sequence ATGTCTAAAACAAAACTTACCATTAACAATAATGGATCCGTTAAAATAGAAGGCGATTTCGAAATTGTAGATAGAAACGGAAATACTTATGGCTTACAGGGCAGAGAAGTAGTATCGATCTGCCGTTGCGGCCTTTCTAAAAATAAACCTTTTTGCGATGGTTCACATAAAGACCATTTTGAGCATGAGGCAATTGCCTTCGATCTTCCTCCTAAAAAAGTTTAA
- a CDS encoding GNAT family N-acetyltransferase, giving the protein MEHLLDNPIYHALTSAHAHFAKGVEGVKYYQKDIAAFAGLKDNSAENLQTLYKISEADSLFVVFSKAPLTIPALWTIHMQIDMFQLVYEGVNMPESTNGGLTDLDQSHVTEMSALVELTKPGPFLAKTIELGNYIGIFAENQLIAMAGHRFFPTPYREVSAVCTHPDHLGKGYALKILQEQIKRILNRAEIPFLHVKNDNLGAIKLYQKLGFKIRTEMTAYVIRKEQGGEPENVSK; this is encoded by the coding sequence ATGGAACACCTGCTTGATAATCCCATTTACCATGCCTTAACATCGGCGCACGCTCATTTTGCAAAAGGTGTTGAGGGGGTTAAATACTACCAGAAAGATATTGCTGCATTTGCAGGCTTAAAAGATAATTCGGCAGAAAACCTGCAAACACTTTACAAAATCAGCGAAGCCGACAGTTTGTTTGTAGTCTTTTCTAAAGCGCCATTAACCATACCAGCCCTTTGGACTATACACATGCAAATTGATATGTTTCAACTGGTTTATGAAGGAGTAAACATGCCCGAAAGCACAAACGGAGGGCTTACTGACCTTGATCAAAGCCACGTAACCGAAATGTCGGCCCTGGTTGAGCTTACCAAACCGGGACCGTTTTTAGCCAAAACCATCGAATTGGGTAACTACATAGGCATATTTGCCGAAAACCAATTGATTGCCATGGCTGGTCACCGCTTCTTCCCCACTCCTTACCGCGAAGTAAGTGCGGTTTGTACCCATCCCGATCATTTGGGAAAGGGTTATGCTCTTAAAATTTTACAGGAGCAGATTAAAAGAATACTTAACCGTGCCGAAATACCTTTTTTACACGTTAAAAACGACAATCTGGGTGCCATTAAATTATACCAAAAACTCGGTTTTAAAATCAGGACGGAGATGACGGCTTATGTGATCAGAAAAGAACAGGGAGGAGAACCAGAGAATGTTTCTAAATAG
- a CDS encoding alpha/beta fold hydrolase produces MEIEKTTGTKSVNGISMYYEIYGKGEIPLVLIHGGGSTIPSNFGNFIPYLAQNNKLIAVELQAHGRTGDRDAPESFEQDANDVVTLLEQLDIAKANFLGFSNGGTTTLHIAVRYPIVVNKIIVISANYQKTGLIAGFYDGFGDATLAHMPEGLKKSYLELNPDPAGLQNMFEKDKQRMLHYIDLSDDEIAGIKADALLMLADRDVITPEHLVKMSRLIENSRLTILPGIHGSMIGEICAPDINPKTLEFTAGLIESFLHS; encoded by the coding sequence ATGGAAATTGAAAAAACAACTGGCACAAAATCCGTTAACGGGATCAGTATGTATTACGAGATTTATGGCAAAGGCGAAATTCCTTTGGTATTGATCCACGGCGGCGGTTCTACCATACCATCCAACTTTGGCAACTTTATCCCCTATCTGGCCCAAAACAACAAACTTATTGCTGTTGAACTACAGGCACATGGTCGTACCGGTGATCGCGATGCGCCCGAATCTTTTGAGCAGGATGCAAACGATGTGGTTACCCTGCTTGAGCAGCTCGATATCGCTAAAGCCAATTTCCTGGGGTTTAGCAATGGTGGTACCACCACCCTGCACATTGCTGTACGCTACCCCATTGTAGTGAATAAAATTATTGTTATTTCGGCCAATTACCAGAAAACAGGACTAATAGCCGGTTTTTACGATGGCTTCGGAGACGCTACTTTAGCACACATGCCAGAAGGACTTAAAAAATCATATCTGGAACTGAACCCCGACCCTGCCGGGCTGCAGAATATGTTTGAGAAAGATAAACAGCGCATGCTACACTACATTGATCTGAGTGATGATGAAATTGCAGGCATTAAAGCAGATGCTTTACTCATGCTGGCCGATCGTGATGTAATTACGCCGGAACATCTGGTTAAAATGTCGCGATTGATTGAAAATTCGCGCTTAACCATTTTACCCGGCATACATGGCAGTATGATTGGGGAAATCTGTGCGCCTGATATCAACCCTAAAACACTCGAATTTACTGCCGGTTTAATCGAATCATTTTTACATTCATAG
- a CDS encoding gliding motility-associated C-terminal domain-containing protein, whose translation MKPQANALKLFCFFIATVLSSKCLTARELSLVHYEVNTFAAAHPLPFNAIKTCESSGLRAIRFPPIPPKRICDPDFDPMATSSLPITYTSSEPDVADIINGKIHIYGPGTATITASNGVETATQLLTVSNLQKPYAIVSTSTVYICEGSTVSFHAATDNAGANPSYIWLINDVDVANNNATYTTNSLTNGDRISLVVTNNDYCIPLSAQSNQIIVEVTPYTAFSVEIAANTTDASCAGSAVTFTAQTRGNSNTEAVIKWFVNDQQTNQIGSTFTSTMLKDEDVISCQAFGSGSCLANAIAYSNFIRVAVRNDCEILLPNSFSPNGDGVNDYWQIKAIGNTDLVQVFNRNGSIIFQSRGYAIPWDGTLAGKTIPVGTYFYLITANGGTKKLSGSVTLFR comes from the coding sequence GTGAAGCCTCAAGCAAACGCCCTCAAACTGTTCTGTTTTTTTATTGCAACAGTACTCTCATCTAAATGCTTAACTGCCCGTGAACTTTCCCTTGTTCATTACGAAGTAAACACCTTTGCTGCAGCTCATCCTCTGCCTTTCAATGCCATTAAAACTTGCGAAAGTTCTGGTTTAAGGGCCATAAGGTTTCCACCCATTCCCCCCAAAAGAATATGTGATCCTGATTTTGACCCGATGGCCACCAGCAGCCTACCCATAACCTATACATCGAGCGAGCCTGATGTAGCCGATATCATTAACGGAAAAATACACATTTACGGGCCTGGGACAGCAACAATAACCGCAAGCAACGGAGTCGAAACGGCTACCCAACTGCTAACGGTATCTAACCTGCAGAAACCCTATGCCATTGTCAGCACATCAACTGTTTACATCTGTGAAGGTTCTACCGTATCTTTTCATGCCGCAACCGATAACGCAGGTGCCAACCCCAGTTATATATGGTTGATTAACGACGTAGACGTTGCTAATAATAACGCCACCTACACTACAAACAGCCTGACCAACGGCGACAGAATTTCGCTGGTGGTAACCAACAACGATTATTGTATTCCGCTTTCCGCCCAATCCAATCAAATTATTGTTGAAGTTACACCTTACACCGCCTTTAGTGTAGAAATTGCAGCCAATACAACCGATGCTTCCTGCGCAGGTTCAGCTGTTACCTTTACGGCACAAACCCGAGGCAATTCTAACACAGAGGCTGTTATCAAATGGTTTGTAAATGACCAGCAGACCAACCAAATCGGAAGTACATTTACAAGCACTATGCTAAAAGACGAGGATGTAATAAGCTGTCAGGCTTTTGGTTCAGGATCTTGCCTGGCTAATGCCATAGCCTATTCTAACTTTATCCGCGTAGCCGTTAGAAACGATTGTGAAATACTGTTACCCAATTCCTTTTCGCCAAATGGCGATGGGGTGAATGATTACTGGCAGATAAAAGCAATTGGCAATACCGATTTAGTACAGGTTTTTAACCGGAACGGAAGTATTATATTTCAATCAAGAGGCTATGCTATTCCCTGGGATGGCACTTTAGCGGGCAAAACCATACCTGTTGGCACCTATTTTTATCTGATTACTGCAAATGGTGGCACAAAGAAACTATCAGGCAGCGTTACACTTTTCAGATAG
- a CDS encoding alpha/beta fold hydrolase, with protein sequence MSNIPSSFKRLFLTVAALFVLFNVKAQRILTGSVKDSQQHPVPYCSIGIKNSKVATVASEDGIFKLVIPDSLASSSVIFSATGFIDRHLQANESKSGMVITLQEKVFDIGEVVIKAAKLKERIVGQQSRPMITFSKMFDQNVPSIEQGNIFEIYDRTLLKAYNFYIMPSSKFSSITLKLNIYTVKDNLPDSNVLRKHITYKASSTGWQHIDLAPHQLNFDGLDKIAVTLQLVNYAPDSNNNFVFGVSAKKTIAKDLLFRYQSQGNWEGNAGTFIANLDIKYSKEGKKLQLTDKPLIDEKPEITTLANYYRYKQAALESGYGKNKKGRYIDLGDARIYTEEYGKGEPLVLLHGNNGSIADFYRQIPVFAKHFRVIAIDTRGQGRSTDLSTAAYSYDKFADDLHKVLTAMELKKVNLVGWSDGGNTALSFNLTHPELVDNMVTIGANLYPSGVADSLLASFKNLLTAQNPPKSPRLISLMLEQPNITTKQLQQIVNPVLVIAGSDDVIKPEHTRLIAAHIGKSQLQIIPNATHYVPFEKPDLLNKVILEFLNPSFKK encoded by the coding sequence ATGAGCAATATCCCTTCCTCTTTTAAAAGGCTATTTTTAACAGTAGCAGCATTATTCGTATTATTCAATGTTAAGGCACAGCGTATTTTAACCGGCAGTGTGAAAGATTCCCAACAACATCCGGTCCCATATTGTTCAATAGGCATCAAAAACAGTAAGGTTGCCACCGTTGCAAGCGAGGATGGGATCTTTAAACTGGTTATCCCAGACAGTCTGGCCAGCAGCAGTGTGATATTCAGTGCCACGGGTTTTATTGATCGGCATCTTCAGGCAAATGAATCCAAATCGGGAATGGTAATTACACTCCAGGAAAAGGTATTTGATATAGGCGAAGTTGTTATTAAAGCAGCGAAACTGAAAGAGCGGATCGTAGGGCAACAGTCCAGGCCCATGATAACTTTTTCTAAAATGTTTGACCAAAACGTTCCTAGTATAGAGCAAGGAAATATCTTTGAAATATACGATCGAACCTTGCTTAAAGCTTACAACTTCTATATCATGCCTAGCTCAAAGTTCTCTTCTATTACCTTAAAGCTTAACATTTACACGGTAAAGGATAATTTGCCCGACAGTAATGTTTTACGTAAACATATTACCTATAAGGCCAGCTCTACGGGTTGGCAGCATATAGATCTTGCCCCTCATCAGCTCAATTTTGATGGATTGGATAAGATTGCGGTAACACTACAACTGGTAAACTATGCACCAGATAGTAACAACAATTTTGTTTTTGGTGTTTCGGCAAAGAAAACGATAGCTAAAGACTTGCTGTTCCGATATCAAAGTCAGGGGAATTGGGAAGGCAATGCCGGAACCTTCATTGCCAATCTTGATATTAAGTACAGCAAGGAAGGAAAGAAATTGCAACTAACCGATAAACCTTTAATAGATGAAAAGCCGGAGATAACGACGCTAGCTAATTACTACCGTTATAAACAGGCGGCTTTGGAAAGTGGATATGGTAAAAATAAAAAAGGCAGATACATTGATCTGGGAGATGCCAGAATTTATACTGAGGAGTATGGTAAAGGTGAACCTCTGGTACTCTTGCATGGCAACAACGGAAGTATAGCAGATTTCTACCGCCAGATTCCTGTTTTTGCAAAACATTTTCGGGTAATTGCTATCGATACGCGTGGACAAGGTAGAAGTACCGACCTATCTACGGCGGCTTATAGTTACGATAAATTTGCCGACGACCTCCATAAAGTGCTTACTGCAATGGAACTAAAAAAAGTGAACCTGGTAGGCTGGAGCGATGGCGGTAATACTGCCCTGAGCTTTAATCTTACCCATCCAGAGTTGGTAGATAATATGGTAACCATCGGTGCAAACCTCTATCCTTCGGGCGTAGCTGATAGTTTGCTGGCCTCCTTTAAGAATCTGTTGACGGCACAAAACCCGCCGAAAAGCCCCCGATTAATCAGCCTGATGCTGGAGCAGCCCAATATTACCACAAAGCAATTGCAACAAATCGTCAATCCCGTGTTGGTAATTGCAGGAAGTGACGATGTGATTAAACCTGAGCATACCAGACTCATTGCGGCACACATTGGTAAATCTCAGTTACAAATCATTCCCAATGCCACACATTATGTACCCTTTGAAAAACCAGATTTACTCAATAAGGTTATTCTCGAATTTTTGAATCCTTCCTTCAAGAAATGA
- a CDS encoding LytTR family DNA-binding domain-containing protein, whose translation MSNAVCKLKIRDINYLEALGDYVKINVDEQDHTIHSSLKTIEKKLPVDIFLRVHWSFIINISKIDKVEGKTLVINNNLIPVSDAYKADLNKRMNCW comes from the coding sequence ATGTCAAATGCAGTGTGCAAACTTAAAATCAGAGACATCAACTACCTCGAGGCCTTAGGCGATTATGTAAAAATAAATGTCGACGAACAAGATCATACCATCCACTCTTCCCTTAAAACCATAGAAAAGAAATTACCCGTTGATATTTTTCTGCGTGTGCACTGGTCATTTATCATTAACATTAGTAAAATTGATAAGGTAGAGGGCAAAACGCTGGTAATTAACAATAACCTGATCCCTGTTTCTGACGCCTACAAAGCAGATTTAAACAAAAGGATGAATTGCTGGTAA
- a CDS encoding oxidoreductase, whose product MKIWFITGSARGLGRNLTEVVLAHGDKVAATARNTAALQDLVVKYPGQVFPIELDVTDYDQVHLAVESAVEHFGQIDVLVNNAGFGIVGAAEAFTDEQVRSQLETNLYAPIEITRAVLPFMRRQRSGRILQISSIGGRVGNAGIGIYQAAKFGLSGFSEVLAKEVIDFGIYVTSVEPGGFRTDWAGDSMTYAPHIEGYEKVEQRAEYFKNGGFVPMGDPAKAAKVMLDLVDSTEPPVHLVLGSEAIGMLKNADEARTAEMEKWMAVSVSTDHDEADNFLTSNLGKTFLKK is encoded by the coding sequence ATGAAAATTTGGTTTATAACAGGTAGTGCCCGCGGTTTGGGCCGTAACCTAACAGAAGTAGTTTTGGCCCATGGTGATAAAGTTGCCGCAACTGCGCGAAATACAGCTGCCTTACAGGATCTGGTAGTTAAATACCCGGGGCAGGTTTTTCCGATCGAGCTTGATGTTACCGATTATGATCAGGTGCATTTGGCAGTAGAATCGGCAGTGGAGCATTTTGGCCAGATTGATGTACTGGTGAATAATGCGGGGTTCGGTATTGTAGGCGCTGCCGAAGCATTTACAGATGAGCAGGTGAGAAGTCAGCTGGAAACCAACCTGTACGCACCCATTGAAATAACCCGCGCTGTTTTACCTTTTATGCGCAGGCAACGTTCGGGACGGATTTTACAAATCAGCTCGATAGGTGGTCGTGTGGGTAACGCTGGTATTGGTATTTATCAGGCGGCCAAATTCGGGTTGAGTGGCTTTAGCGAGGTGTTGGCCAAAGAAGTAATCGATTTCGGGATTTATGTAACCAGTGTAGAGCCCGGTGGTTTCAGGACAGATTGGGCAGGCGATTCGATGACCTATGCACCGCATATTGAAGGTTATGAAAAAGTAGAGCAACGTGCCGAATATTTTAAAAACGGCGGATTTGTACCCATGGGCGATCCGGCCAAGGCAGCCAAAGTGATGCTGGATTTGGTAGATAGTACTGAACCGCCTGTGCATTTGGTTTTAGGTAGCGAAGCCATTGGCATGTTAAAAAATGCCGATGAAGCGCGTACTGCCGAAATGGAAAAATGGATGGCCGTGAGTGTATCAACTGATCATGATGAGGCCGATAATTTCCTTACTTCTAATTTGGGCAAAACCTTTTTGAAAAAGTAA